In one Gossypium hirsutum isolate 1008001.06 chromosome D09, Gossypium_hirsutum_v2.1, whole genome shotgun sequence genomic region, the following are encoded:
- the LOC107906641 gene encoding pentatricopeptide repeat-containing protein At4g02750: MNPSLSRLLNKAQSLKSLKFVHARLLVHGSFALSHLVLNKLLRLYARFGSIQYAHKLFDQIPQPNAFLWTALIHGYVENRNYLKALSLFSKMREDSVLPLKFTLVSVLKSLARLVRVKDGEAVYGLGLKCGFCFDLIVQNAVIDLFMRCGEVDLATRVFDEMEEKDLVSWNSMISGYGNNGRVNLARKLFDEMLERNVISWTSMIQGYFKAGEKEEATLLFNRMATKDLASWNVMVSGYMDVGDVHSAQSVFEAMPVRDAGTWNLMISGFCKAGKMEVAKEFFDKMPSKNIASWTMMIDGYVKAGDVSNGRCLFDQMPEKNLISWSTMIGGYARNAQPCNALELYKQYKNQGIEPDETFVLGIISACSQLGILDAAESIINDFSEPPLFSSLQIVTSLIDMYAKCGNIAKASQVFKMAYHKDLLCCSVMITAFANHGMAQDAISLFEEMRSTNIKPDGVTFLGVLTACNHGGLVIEGRKYFKQMQEEHGIQPSEKHYACMVDLLGRAGCLEEAYNLIRNMPISPSAVIWGALLAACRVHCNVKLAEIATGELFKIEPDNSGNYILLSNIYADSKRWDGVSRIREIIRKKEVRKNRASSWIELGSVVHEFVTADALHFDSERIYFTLYLISEEMKLLGSVRDLEKEGLIV; encoded by the coding sequence ATGAATCCCTCTCTGTCACGCCTCCTCAACAAAGCTCAATCTCTCAAATCCTTAAAATTTGTTCACGCTCGTCTCTTGGTCCATGGCTCTTTTGCCTTATCCCACCTTGTTCTAAACAAGCTCCTCAGGCTCTACGCCCGATTTGGTTCTATCCAATATGCTCACAAGTTGTTCGATCAAATTCCTCAACCAAATGCGTTTCTCTGGACTGCTTTGATTCATGGGTATGTTGAGAATCGGAACTACCTGAAAGCTTTGTCTTTGTTTTCAAAGATGCGGGAAGACTCTGTTTTGCCTTTGAAGTTTACCTTGGTATCGGTTCTCAAGAGTTTAGCCAGGTTGGTGAGGGTTAAAGATGGGGAAGCGGTTTATGGGTTGGGGTTAAAATGTGGGTTTTGTTTCGATTTGATTGTGCAAAATGCGGTGATTGATTTGTTCATGAGATGTGGGGAAGTTGATTTGGCAACAAGGGTATTCGATGAAATGGAGGAaaaagatttggtttcttggaatTCGATGATTTCGGGGTATGGAAATAATGGTAGAGTGAATCTTGCCAGGAAGTTATTCGACGAAATGCTTGAAAGAAATGTGATTTCTTGGACGAGCATGATTCAAGGATATTTCAAAGCTGGGGAGAAAGAAGAGGCTACATTGCTTTTTAATAGAATGGCTACCAAAGATTTAGCTTCATGGAATGTAATGGTTTCTGGATATATGGATGTTGGTGATGTTCATTCTGCACAGTCTGTTTTTGAAGCAATGCCGGTTCGAGATGCCGGGACTTGGAATTTGATGATTTCCGGGTTTTGTAAAGCAGGGAAGATGGAAGTTGCTAAAGAATTTTTCGACAAAATGCCCAGTAAAAACATTGCATCATGGACCATGATGATAGACGGATATGTCAAGGCGGGGGATGTTAGTAATGGTAGATGTTTGTTTGATCAAATGCCTGAGAAGAATCTGATCTCTTGGTCCACCATGATAGGAGGATATGCTCGGAACGCGCAACCTTGCAATGCTTTGGAATTGTATAAACAATACAAAAACCAAGGTATTGAACCAGATGAAACATTTGTGCTAGGAATCATTTCAGCTTGCTCGCAGTTAGGAATTCTAGATGCAGCCGAATCGATTATTAATGACTTCTCCGAACCACCACTTTTTTCGAGTTTACAAATTGTCACTAGTTTAATTGACATGTATGCAAAATGCGGAAATATTGCCAAGGCTTCGCAAGTTTTTAAGATGGCTTATCATAAAGATTTGCTTTGTTGTAGTGTGATGATCACTGCCTTTGCAAATCATGGCATGGCTCAAGACGCCATTTCTTTGTTTGAGGAGATGCGAAGCACAAACATAAAACCAGACGGAGTCACATTTCTTGGAGTTTTGACAGCTTGTAACCATGGTGGACTTGTTATTGAGGGCAGGAAGTACTTCAAACAAATGCAGGAAGAACACGGAATTCAGCCCTCTGAAAAACACTATGCATGTATGGTTGATCTACTTGGTCGAGCCGGGTGCCTTGAAGAGGCATATAACCTTATAAGAAACATGCCGATTTCACCTAGCGCAGTCATTTGGGGAGCTTTGCTTGCTGCTTGCCGGGTCCATTGCAACGTCAAGTTAGCTGAAATTGCTACGGGTGAGTTGTTTAAGATTGAGCCGGATAATTCAGGCAACTATATTCTCTTATCCAACATTTATGCTGATTCCAAAAGGTGGGATGGCGTTTCTAGGATTAGAGAAATTATTAGGAAGAAAGAAGTTAGGAAAAATAGAGCTTCTAGTTGGATTGAATTGGGGTCTGTTGTTCATGAATTTGTCACTGCAGATGCTTTGCATTTTGATTCTGAAAGAATATACTTCACCTTATATTTGATCAGTGAGGAAATGAAACTTTTGGGATCTGTAAGAGATTTAGAGAAAGAAGGATTAATAGTGTAA
- the LOC107891908 gene encoding stAR-related lipid transfer protein 7, mitochondrial: MDESFFDLMEFLKKPTITETFVDILLCAVPIWLAVMIGLFIGWAWRPRWTSLVFLGLRSKFRFVWTAPPGFGARRLWLAFTALSAFSVCRTVFSNFIKGRARKSTAETSNSAVPLQSPSPTVRISPEGAAGTVSPTTKAEERQQDIVTENDLAHLLHLLEGKEGEMEWQNMMERTTPNMSYQAWRHEPENAPAIYRSRTVFEDATPELVRDFFWDDEFRPKWDTMLSYVKILEECPRTGTMTVHWIKKFPFFCSDREYIIARRIWEAGNAYHCVTKGVPYPDLQKRDKPRRVELYFSSWVIRAVESRKGDGQMTACEVALVHYEDMGIPKDVAKLGVRHGMWGTVKKLHSGMRAYQNARKTNSSLSRCAQMARITTKISPDESAGSLRPATVEDEKDRTMGMRREHDNGLDWKWIAIGGTVALAFGLHSGIIGKALLVGAGRRMARR, encoded by the exons ATGGATGAATCTTTCTTCGATCTAATGGAATTCTTGAAGAAACCTACCATAACCGAAACATTCGTCGACATTTTGTTATGTGCGGTGCCCATATGGTTAGCAGTGATGATCGGGCTCTTCATCGGTTGGGCTTGGCGTCCTAGGTGGACCAGCTTGGTTTTTCTAGGTCTCCGATCTAAGTTCCGGTTCGTCTGGACTGCTCCCCCTGGGTTCGGAGCTCGCCGACTCTGGCTCGCCTTTACTGCTCTTTCCGCTTTCTCTGTTTGCCGTACTGTTTTCTCCAACTTTATTAAAGGGAGAGCCAGGAAATCGACTGCTGAAACTTCCAATTCGGCGGTTCCTTTACAATCTCCGTCGCCTACTGTGAGGATTTCGCCTGAAGGAGCGGCTGGTACAGTTAG CCCCACCACTAAGGCTGAAGAAAGGCAACAGGATATTGTCACTGAGAATGATTTGGCTCACCTCTTACATTTACTTGAAGGCAAGGAAGGGGAGATGGAATGGCAAAATATGATGGAAAGGACTACCCCGAACATGTCATACCAAGCATGGCGCCATGAGCCTGAG AATGCCCCTGCAATTTATCGTAGTAGAACTGTCTTTGAGGATGCAACTCCAGAGTTGGTCAGAGATTTCTTCTGGGATGATGAGTTTCGACCAAAGTGGGACACTATGCTTTCATATGTTAAAATTTTGGAGGAGTGCCCTCGTACAGGGACAATGACTGTTCACTGGATAAAGAAG TTCCCCTTTTTCTGCAGTGATCGGGAGTACATAATTGCTCGAAGAATATGGGAGGCTGGAAATGCTTACCATTGTGTGACAAAG GGAGTGCCATATCCTGATTTGCAAAAGCGTGACAAGCCAAGACGTGTGGAGCTTTACTTTTCGAGTTGGGTTATCAGGGCAG TGGAGTCCAGGAAAGGAGATGGACAGATGACTGCTTGTGAAGTAGCTCTTGTACATTATGAAGACATGGGGATCCCGAAAGATGTAGCAAAATTGGGCGTTCGTCATGGGATGTGGGGAACTGTAAAGAAATTGCACTCAGGCATGAGGGCATACCAGAATGCGAGGAAAACCAACAGTTCCTTGTCAAGATGTGCACAGATGGCGAGGATTACTACAAAAATTTCTCCTGATGAGAGCGCGGGTTCTCTTCGTCCTGCTACCGTGGAAGATGAAAAGGATCGAACTATGGGTATGAGGAGGGAGCATGATAATGGGCTTGATTGGAAGTGGATAGCCATAGGTGGAACCGTAGCGCTGGCTTTTGGACTCCATTCAGGTATAATTGGAAAGGCATTGTTAGTGGGAGCAGGGAGGAGAATGGCCCGGCGGTGA
- the LOC107891907 gene encoding ureidoglycolate hydrolase has translation MSWKFFGSHSLPLFFLFFFYSFPLISTQHNDDPTFKTMHDFSGYPVDESSHTFTPSNSISLSVDIQALQKQIDELSTFSDTPAPSVTRILYTENDVLARRYVKNLMGLAGLSVTEDVVGNIFGRWDGYEPELTAVATGSHIDAIPYSGKYDGVVGVLGAIEAINALKRSGFKPKRSLEIILFTSEEPTRFGISCLGSRLLAGSEALAEALKATVDGQNISFLEAARSAGYARDEDDLSRVFLKNDSYSAFVELHIEQAPILEEEGISIGVVTNIAAPASIKVDFEGNGGHAGGVLMPDRNDAGLAAAKLMLAIEKHATESGSLDTVGTVGILELYPGAINSIPSKAHLEIDVRDIEESFRNAVINKIHKAAKSIAKKRKVTLSEFKIINQDPPAHSNGSVIKAVVDASDELNLTYKYMISRAYHDSLFMARIAPMGMIFIPCYKGYSHKPEEYASPQDLENGVKVLALTLAKLSLR, from the exons ATGTCTTGGAAATTCTTTGGCTCtcactctctccctctcttcttcctcttcttcttttattCCTTTCCTTTAATCTCAACTCAACACAATGATGATCCAACATTTAAAACCATGCATGATTTCTCTGGGTACCCAGTTGATGAATCATCACACACTTTTACACCATCAAATTCAATCTCACTTTCAGTTGATATTCAAGCTCTGCAAAAACAG ATTGATGAGCTATCAACTTTCTCGGACACACCTGCCCCATCAGTAACTAGGATTCTCTACACTGAGAATGATGTATTGGCTCGCAG GTACGTCAAAAATTTAATGGGACTCGCTGGGCTTTCCGTTACAGAGGATGTTGTCGGGAACATTTTCGGTCGGTG GGATGGCTATGAACCAGAGCTTACTGCAGTGGCAACAGGTTCTCACATCGATGCTATTCCGTACTCCGGGAAGTATGATGGTGTCGTCGGTGTTTTAGGTGCAATAGAAGCCATTAATGCACTAAAGCG GTCCGGGTTCAAACCTAAAAGGTCATTGGAGATAATTTTATTCACTTCAGAAGAGCCAACACGCTTTGGGATCAGCTGTTTGGGAAG CCGCTTATTGGCTGGCAGTGAAGCACTTGCTGAAGCTTTAAAGGCGACAGTTGATGGTCAAAACATTTCGTTCTTAGAAGCCGCAAGATCTGCTGGTTATGCTAGAGATGAAGATGATTTATCCAGAGTGTTTCTGAAGAATGACAGTTACTCGGCTTTTGTTGAGTTGCATATAGAACAAGCGCCGATTCTCGAAGAAGAAG GTATATCTATTGGCGTAGTTACTAACATCGCTGCCCCTGCAAGCATAAAAGTAGATTTTGAAGGCAATGGTGGTCATGCAGGTGGCGTCTTGATGCCAGACAG AAATGATGCTGGACTGGCAGCTGCCAAGTTAATGTTAGCTATCGAGAAACATGCAACAGAATCCGGATCACTTGATACTGTTGGTACAGTAG GGATTTTGGAGCTTTACCCGGGAGCAATCAATAGCATCCCTAGTAAAGCTCACCTTGAAATTG ATGTACGAGATATCGAGGAAAGCTTTAGGAATGCTGTTATTAATAAAATCCATAAAGCTGCAAAATCAATTGCCAAAAAGCGCAAGGTCACCTTATCAGAATTCAAGATCATAAATCAGGACCCACCAGCTCATTCTAACGGATCAGTAATCAAAGCAGTGGTAGACGCCTCGGATGAGCTGAACCTAACGTATAAGTATATGATCAGCAGAGCTTACCATGACTCACTGTTTATGGCAAG GATAGCTCCAATGGGCATGATATTTATTCCATGTTACAAAG GATATAGTCATAAGCCAGAAGAATATGCGTCACCTCAGGATTTAGAAAATGGGGTGAAGGTATTAGCGCTAACCTTGGCCAAGTTGTCTTTGCGTTGA